In Macadamia integrifolia cultivar HAES 741 chromosome 1, SCU_Mint_v3, whole genome shotgun sequence, a single window of DNA contains:
- the LOC122072862 gene encoding uncharacterized protein LOC122072862, with translation MASLTQDVLLKLLQHASDRNVKVTGEHRSALLQVLEIVPALAAGDDPWQSRGFFLKVSDSLHSAYVSISNEDLDLIFSDKIQLGQFLHVSRLDSAYPVPVLRGIKPVPKRRPCVGNPIDLVSSDWLMVRPNVDIPAAAQVSENVKSAEKKDGLKTTKVKRSSEIEDKTKSRRASLGNNARAEDLELRRLSLDTMRKGWDHSPGSKNANGVRSSSFSDTASVLSDKKASSRSNSKNQC, from the exons ATGGCGTCGCTTACGCAAGACGTGCTCTTGAAGCTCCTCCAGCATGCCAGCGACAGAAATGTTAAGGTCACCGGTGAGCACCGTTCGGCTCTCTTGCAGGTGCTCGAGATTGTCCCTGCACTTGCTGCCGGCGATGATCCCTGGCAGAGCAGAGGTTTCTTCTTGAAGGTCTCCGACTCTTTGCATTCTGCTTACGTTTCTATCTCCAATGAAGACCTCGATTTGATCTTCAGTGATAAGATCCAGCTCGGTCAGTTCCTTCATGTCTCTCGCTTAGACTCTGCTTACCCTGTTCCTGTGCTTCGTGGTATCAAGCCTGTCCCTAAGAGGCGGCCTTGTGTTGGTAACCCTATCGATTTGGTCTCCAGCGACTGGCTGATGGTTCGACCTAATGTTGATATCCCAGCGGCGGCTCAGGTTTCGGAGAATGTAAAAAGCGCCGAGAAGAAAGATGGATTGAAGACGACCAAGGTGAAGAGGTCGTCAGAAATTGAAGACAAAACCAAGTCAAGACGAGCTTCGTTGGGAAACAATGCGAGGGCGGAGGACCTGGAGTTGAGGAGACTAAGCTTGGATACGATGCGCAAGGGATGGGACCATAGCCCAGGATCGAAGAATGCCAACGGCGTACGTTCCTCTAGTTTCTCGGATACTGCTTCTGTTCTTTCTGATAAGAAAGCTTCTTCCAGGAGTAACTCTAAGAATCAAT GTTAG
- the LOC122082474 gene encoding uncharacterized protein LOC122082474 has translation MSWSSSDNFFVNSKLEVFSVDLFSEPLELTQSKVVVYDGPKGDDFKRFLRSWNFRVNRQGKAIVRVQKRDDDFEFVECQYDSFVLEKVVPLGPFGFPNIPLSKPQVVNELRSLLDTSKAELAKKNDSFNELQSLLDNTKAELAKKNDAFEQFRLTIVAITNSMKKVFVDFDLEPPASGDPESVLRFVEMLHDLILDKEFGPTYLVAANKILASIASMFEKRTGVSIGMETMNSTLITPACLIETLSTLRSFMVDSHFFIDVSVLVRDFRLMNEDDLPIIFRDSAANVAEL, from the coding sequence ATGAGTTGGTCATCGAGTGATAATTTTTTTGTGAACTCAAAGTTAGAGGTCTTCTCGGTCGACCTCTTTTCTGAACCATTAGAATTGACACAGAGCAAAGTTGTTGTCTACGATGGGCCAAAGGGTGATGATTTCAAGAGGTTCTTACGTTCTTGGAACTTCCGAGTAAACCGTCAAGGAAAGGCTATTGTTCGAGTCCAAAAGCGCGACGATGACTTTGAGTTCGTTGAATGTCAATATGATTCCTTCGTTCTAGAAAAGGTGGTACCGTTGGGCCCTTTTGGTTTCCCAAACATACCATTATCCAAGCCACAAGTGGTGAACGAATTACGAAGCCTCCTAGACACTAGTAAGGCTGAATTGGCAAAGAAGAATGATTCGTTTAACGAATTGCAAAGCCTTCTTGACAATACCAAGGCTGAATTGGCAAAGAAGAATGATGCATTTGAACAGTTTCGACTTACCATTGTAGCGATCACAAACTCAATGAAGAAAGTGTTTGTCGACTTTGATCTTGAACCACCAGCAAGTGGAGATCCAGAATCTGTGCTAAGATTTGTCGAGATGTTGCATGATCTGATCCTTGACAAAGAATTTGGTCCCACTTACTTAGTAGCAGCAAACAAGATACTGGCCTCAATTGCAAGCATGTTTGAGAAACGCACTGGTGTAAGTATTGGCATGGAAACAATGAATAGTACTCTGATTACTCCAGCCTGTCTCATTGAGACTCTAAGTACCTTAAGAAGCTTTATGGTGGACTCTCACTTCTTTATTGATGTCAGCGTTCTAGTGAGGGATTTCCGTCTGATGAACGAGGACGACCTCCCAATTATCTTTCGGGATTCTGCAGCAAATGTGGCTGAGCTCTAG
- the LOC122082449 gene encoding protein NRT1/ PTR FAMILY 5.10-like isoform X4, translated as MAESPKESTSDTSAPLLRETETVEGVVDYKGRRPVNRSNTGGWRSAAFIIGVEIAERFAYYGISSNLITYLTGPLRQPTVTAAENVNVWLGAVMMFPLFGAFIADAFLGRYRTIFFASLLYILGLGLLTLSAVLPALNPPNCQDNNSSSSCPPELQIILFFFSLYLVAFAQGGHKPCVQAFGADQFDARDPKECKSRSSFFNWWYCAFNAGSVVSLTVLNYIQDNMNWGLGFGIPCVSMVLALAVFLLGTETYRYSFKDDNGSPIMRISRVFFVAAKNWRITPSAPIVEEEVGETHSSHGAHQYRFLDKALITTSDSPDGLKKDLKACSFSEVEEAKAVLRLFPIWATCLVYAIAFAQSSTFFIKQGATMDRSIGSGFKIPAASLQCFINLSIVLFIPIFDRVIIPISRAFTRKPSGITMLQRIGTGMILSMISMVVAALVEKERLKIAMDSGLVDNPKATVPMSVWWLVPQFVLFGVADVFTMVGLQEFFYDQVPNGLQSVGLSLYLSIFGVGSFLSSILISVIEKATSGSGGDSWFSNNLNRAHLDYFYWLLAGLSTAGVIVYWYFARGYVYKRERTM; from the exons atggcgGAATCTCCAAAAGAGTCGACAAGCGATACGAGTGCTCCGCTGCTAAGAGAGACGGAGACGGTGGAAGGCGTCGTCGACTACAAAGGCCGTCGTCCAGTGAACAGATCCAATACCGGCGGATGGAGATCTGCGGCTTTTATTATCG GAGTGGAGATCGCGGAGAGGTTTGCGTATTATGGGATAAGTTCAAACCTGATAACTTACCTGACGGGGCCATTACGGCAACCGACGGTGACGGCGGCGGAGAACGTCAACGTTTGGCTGGGGGCTGTGATGATGTTCCCTCTTTTTGGAGCTTTCATCGCCGACGCTTTTCTTGGCCGTTATCGCACCATCTTCTTTGCTTCTCTCCTCTATATCCTG GGGCTAGGCTTGTTAACTCTGTCGGCGGTGCTTCCTGCTCTCAATCCACCCAACTGTCAAGATAACAATAGCAGTAGTTCTTGCCCTCCTGAATTACAaatcatccttttcttcttctctctgtatCTGGTGGCCTTTGCCCAAGGAGGGCACAAGCCATGCGTACAAGCTTTTGGAGCTGATCAGTTTGATGCAAGAGATCCAAAGGAATGCAAATCCAGAAGTTCCTTCTTCAACTGGTGGTATTGTGCATTTAATGCTGGTAGTGTGGTTTCACTCACAGTTTTGAACTACATACAAGATAACATGAACTGGGGTCTCGGCTTCGGAATTCCATGTGTTTCCATGGTGTTAGCTCTTGCTGTCTTCCTTCTTGGAACCGAGACTTACCGCTATAGTTTCAAGGATGACAATGGTAGCCCAATAATGAGAATATCCCGAGTGTTTTTCGTAGCAGCAAAGAATTGGCGAATCACCCCTTCAGCCCCCATTGTTGAAGAGGAAGTAGGAGAAACTCACAGTTCTCATGGTGCTCACCAATACAG GTTTCTTGACAAAGCATTGATTACTACCTCAGACAGTCCAGATGGTCTGAAGAAAGACCTAAAGGCATGTAGCTTCAGTGAAGTGGAAGAAGCAAAGGCTGTATTGAGATTGTTTCCGATATGGGCTACATGTTTGGTGTATGCCATTGCCTTTGCACAGTCGTCGACCTTTTTCATAAAACAGGGTGCAACAATGGACAGATCAATAGGTTCGGGCTTCAAGATTCCAGCTGCATCACTGCAGTGCTTCATCAACTTATCTATTGTTCTTTTCATTCCCATCTTTGACCGCGTTATCATTCCAATTTCCAGAGCTTTTACCAGGAAACCATCTGGAATAACAATGCTCCAAAGAATTGGAACAGGAATGATTCTATCCATGATCTCCATGGTGGTAGCAGCACTAGTTGAGAAGGAAAGGCTTAAGATTGCCATGGACTCTGGGCTTGTAGATAATCCAAAAGCAACGGTTCCAATGAGTGTGTGGTGGCTAGTTCCTCAATTTGTACTGTTTGGAGTTGCTGATGTCTTCACTATGGTTGGACTGCAAGAATTTTTCTATGATCAGGTGCCAAATGGGCTGCAAAGTGTAGGTCTCTCCCTCTATCTTAGCATCTTTGGTGTAGGGAGCTTCCTTAGTAGCATTCTTATCTCTGTTATTGAGAAGGCGACTAGTGGGAGTGGTGGAGATAGCTGGTTTTCAAACAATCTCAATAGAGCACATCTCGATTACTTCTATTGGCTTCTTGCTGGGCTCAGTACAGCAGGAGTGATTGTCTACTGGTACTTTGCCAGAGGTTATGTCTATAAGAGGGAAAGAACAATGTAA
- the LOC122082449 gene encoding protein NRT1/ PTR FAMILY 5.10-like isoform X3: MSNACMKIRPYSIPWLKEICDPQGLGLLTLSAVLPALNPPNCQDNNSSSSCPPELQIILFFFSLYLVAFAQGGHKPCVQAFGADQFDARDPKECKSRSSFFNWWYCAFNAGSVVSLTVLNYIQDNMNWGLGFGIPCVSMVLALAVFLLGTETYRYSFKDDNGSPIMRISRVFFVAAKNWRITPSAPIVEEEVGETHSSHGAHQYRFLDKALITTSDSPDGLKKDLKACSFSEVEEAKAVLRLFPIWATCLVYAIAFAQSSTFFIKQGATMDRSIGSGFKIPAASLQCFINLSIVLFIPIFDRVIIPISRAFTRKPSGITMLQRIGTGMILSMISMVVAALVEKERLKIAMDSGLVDNPKATVPMSVWWLVPQFVLFGVADVFTMVGLQEFFYDQVPNGLQSVGLSLYLSIFGVGSFLSSILISVIEKATSGSGGDSWFSNNLNRAHLDYFYWLLAGLSTAGVIVYWYFARGYVYKRERTM, encoded by the exons ATGTCTAATGCGTGTATGAAGATTCGGCCATATTCCATTCCGTGGCTGAAGGAAATTTGTGATCCTCAG GGGCTAGGCTTGTTAACTCTGTCGGCGGTGCTTCCTGCTCTCAATCCACCCAACTGTCAAGATAACAATAGCAGTAGTTCTTGCCCTCCTGAATTACAaatcatccttttcttcttctctctgtatCTGGTGGCCTTTGCCCAAGGAGGGCACAAGCCATGCGTACAAGCTTTTGGAGCTGATCAGTTTGATGCAAGAGATCCAAAGGAATGCAAATCCAGAAGTTCCTTCTTCAACTGGTGGTATTGTGCATTTAATGCTGGTAGTGTGGTTTCACTCACAGTTTTGAACTACATACAAGATAACATGAACTGGGGTCTCGGCTTCGGAATTCCATGTGTTTCCATGGTGTTAGCTCTTGCTGTCTTCCTTCTTGGAACCGAGACTTACCGCTATAGTTTCAAGGATGACAATGGTAGCCCAATAATGAGAATATCCCGAGTGTTTTTCGTAGCAGCAAAGAATTGGCGAATCACCCCTTCAGCCCCCATTGTTGAAGAGGAAGTAGGAGAAACTCACAGTTCTCATGGTGCTCACCAATACAG GTTTCTTGACAAAGCATTGATTACTACCTCAGACAGTCCAGATGGTCTGAAGAAAGACCTAAAGGCATGTAGCTTCAGTGAAGTGGAAGAAGCAAAGGCTGTATTGAGATTGTTTCCGATATGGGCTACATGTTTGGTGTATGCCATTGCCTTTGCACAGTCGTCGACCTTTTTCATAAAACAGGGTGCAACAATGGACAGATCAATAGGTTCGGGCTTCAAGATTCCAGCTGCATCACTGCAGTGCTTCATCAACTTATCTATTGTTCTTTTCATTCCCATCTTTGACCGCGTTATCATTCCAATTTCCAGAGCTTTTACCAGGAAACCATCTGGAATAACAATGCTCCAAAGAATTGGAACAGGAATGATTCTATCCATGATCTCCATGGTGGTAGCAGCACTAGTTGAGAAGGAAAGGCTTAAGATTGCCATGGACTCTGGGCTTGTAGATAATCCAAAAGCAACGGTTCCAATGAGTGTGTGGTGGCTAGTTCCTCAATTTGTACTGTTTGGAGTTGCTGATGTCTTCACTATGGTTGGACTGCAAGAATTTTTCTATGATCAGGTGCCAAATGGGCTGCAAAGTGTAGGTCTCTCCCTCTATCTTAGCATCTTTGGTGTAGGGAGCTTCCTTAGTAGCATTCTTATCTCTGTTATTGAGAAGGCGACTAGTGGGAGTGGTGGAGATAGCTGGTTTTCAAACAATCTCAATAGAGCACATCTCGATTACTTCTATTGGCTTCTTGCTGGGCTCAGTACAGCAGGAGTGATTGTCTACTGGTACTTTGCCAGAGGTTATGTCTATAAGAGGGAAAGAACAATGTAA
- the LOC122082449 gene encoding protein NRT1/ PTR FAMILY 5.10-like isoform X1: MAESPKESTSDTSAPLLRETETVEGVVDYKGRRPVNRSNTGGWRSAAFIIGERQGCLLMTSIMGGRGNTRVEIAERFAYYGISSNLITYLTGPLRQPTVTAAENVNVWLGAVMMFPLFGAFIADAFLGRYRTIFFASLLYILGLGLLTLSAVLPALNPPNCQDNNSSSSCPPELQIILFFFSLYLVAFAQGGHKPCVQAFGADQFDARDPKECKSRSSFFNWWYCAFNAGSVVSLTVLNYIQDNMNWGLGFGIPCVSMVLALAVFLLGTETYRYSFKDDNGSPIMRISRVFFVAAKNWRITPSAPIVEEEVGETHSSHGAHQYRFLDKALITTSDSPDGLKKDLKACSFSEVEEAKAVLRLFPIWATCLVYAIAFAQSSTFFIKQGATMDRSIGSGFKIPAASLQCFINLSIVLFIPIFDRVIIPISRAFTRKPSGITMLQRIGTGMILSMISMVVAALVEKERLKIAMDSGLVDNPKATVPMSVWWLVPQFVLFGVADVFTMVGLQEFFYDQVPNGLQSVGLSLYLSIFGVGSFLSSILISVIEKATSGSGGDSWFSNNLNRAHLDYFYWLLAGLSTAGVIVYWYFARGYVYKRERTM, translated from the exons atggcgGAATCTCCAAAAGAGTCGACAAGCGATACGAGTGCTCCGCTGCTAAGAGAGACGGAGACGGTGGAAGGCGTCGTCGACTACAAAGGCCGTCGTCCAGTGAACAGATCCAATACCGGCGGATGGAGATCTGCGGCTTTTATTATCG GGGAGCGGCAGGGTTGTCTTTTGATGACTTCCATTATGGGTGGGCGTGGGAACACAA GAGTGGAGATCGCGGAGAGGTTTGCGTATTATGGGATAAGTTCAAACCTGATAACTTACCTGACGGGGCCATTACGGCAACCGACGGTGACGGCGGCGGAGAACGTCAACGTTTGGCTGGGGGCTGTGATGAT GTTCCCTCTTTTTGGAGCTTTCATCGCCGACGCTTTTCTTGGCCGTTATCGCACCATCTTCTTTGCTTCTCTCCTCTATATCCTG GGGCTAGGCTTGTTAACTCTGTCGGCGGTGCTTCCTGCTCTCAATCCACCCAACTGTCAAGATAACAATAGCAGTAGTTCTTGCCCTCCTGAATTACAaatcatccttttcttcttctctctgtatCTGGTGGCCTTTGCCCAAGGAGGGCACAAGCCATGCGTACAAGCTTTTGGAGCTGATCAGTTTGATGCAAGAGATCCAAAGGAATGCAAATCCAGAAGTTCCTTCTTCAACTGGTGGTATTGTGCATTTAATGCTGGTAGTGTGGTTTCACTCACAGTTTTGAACTACATACAAGATAACATGAACTGGGGTCTCGGCTTCGGAATTCCATGTGTTTCCATGGTGTTAGCTCTTGCTGTCTTCCTTCTTGGAACCGAGACTTACCGCTATAGTTTCAAGGATGACAATGGTAGCCCAATAATGAGAATATCCCGAGTGTTTTTCGTAGCAGCAAAGAATTGGCGAATCACCCCTTCAGCCCCCATTGTTGAAGAGGAAGTAGGAGAAACTCACAGTTCTCATGGTGCTCACCAATACAG GTTTCTTGACAAAGCATTGATTACTACCTCAGACAGTCCAGATGGTCTGAAGAAAGACCTAAAGGCATGTAGCTTCAGTGAAGTGGAAGAAGCAAAGGCTGTATTGAGATTGTTTCCGATATGGGCTACATGTTTGGTGTATGCCATTGCCTTTGCACAGTCGTCGACCTTTTTCATAAAACAGGGTGCAACAATGGACAGATCAATAGGTTCGGGCTTCAAGATTCCAGCTGCATCACTGCAGTGCTTCATCAACTTATCTATTGTTCTTTTCATTCCCATCTTTGACCGCGTTATCATTCCAATTTCCAGAGCTTTTACCAGGAAACCATCTGGAATAACAATGCTCCAAAGAATTGGAACAGGAATGATTCTATCCATGATCTCCATGGTGGTAGCAGCACTAGTTGAGAAGGAAAGGCTTAAGATTGCCATGGACTCTGGGCTTGTAGATAATCCAAAAGCAACGGTTCCAATGAGTGTGTGGTGGCTAGTTCCTCAATTTGTACTGTTTGGAGTTGCTGATGTCTTCACTATGGTTGGACTGCAAGAATTTTTCTATGATCAGGTGCCAAATGGGCTGCAAAGTGTAGGTCTCTCCCTCTATCTTAGCATCTTTGGTGTAGGGAGCTTCCTTAGTAGCATTCTTATCTCTGTTATTGAGAAGGCGACTAGTGGGAGTGGTGGAGATAGCTGGTTTTCAAACAATCTCAATAGAGCACATCTCGATTACTTCTATTGGCTTCTTGCTGGGCTCAGTACAGCAGGAGTGATTGTCTACTGGTACTTTGCCAGAGGTTATGTCTATAAGAGGGAAAGAACAATGTAA
- the LOC122082449 gene encoding protein NRT1/ PTR FAMILY 5.10-like isoform X2: MAESPKESTSDTSAPLLRETETVEGVVDYKGRRPVNRSNTGGWRSAAFIIGVEIAERFAYYGISSNLITYLTGPLRQPTVTAAENVNVWLGAVMMFPLFGAFIADAFLGRYRTIFFASLLYILGLGLLTLSAVLPALNPPNCQDNNSSSSCPPELQIILFFFSLYLVAFAQGGHKPCVQAFGADQFDARDPKECKSRSSFFNWWYCAFNAGSVVSLTVLNYIQDNMNWGLGFGIPCVSMVLALAVFLLGTETYRYSFKDDNGSPIMRISRVFFVAAKNWRITPSAPIVEEEVGETHSSHGAHQYRFLDKALITTSDSPDGLKKDLKACSFSEVEEAKAVLRLFPIWATCLVYAIAFAQSSTFFIKQGATMDRSIGSGFKIPAASLQCFINLSIVLFIPIFDRVIIPISRAFTRKPSGITMLQRIGTGMILSMISMVVAALVEKERLKIAMDSGLVDNPKATVPMSVWWLVPQFVLFGVADVFTMVGLQEFFYDQVPNGLQSVGLSLYLSIFGVGSFLSSILISVIEKATSGSGGDSWFSNNLNRAHLDYFYWLLAGLSTAGVIVYWYFARGYVYKRERTM, encoded by the exons atggcgGAATCTCCAAAAGAGTCGACAAGCGATACGAGTGCTCCGCTGCTAAGAGAGACGGAGACGGTGGAAGGCGTCGTCGACTACAAAGGCCGTCGTCCAGTGAACAGATCCAATACCGGCGGATGGAGATCTGCGGCTTTTATTATCG GAGTGGAGATCGCGGAGAGGTTTGCGTATTATGGGATAAGTTCAAACCTGATAACTTACCTGACGGGGCCATTACGGCAACCGACGGTGACGGCGGCGGAGAACGTCAACGTTTGGCTGGGGGCTGTGATGAT GTTCCCTCTTTTTGGAGCTTTCATCGCCGACGCTTTTCTTGGCCGTTATCGCACCATCTTCTTTGCTTCTCTCCTCTATATCCTG GGGCTAGGCTTGTTAACTCTGTCGGCGGTGCTTCCTGCTCTCAATCCACCCAACTGTCAAGATAACAATAGCAGTAGTTCTTGCCCTCCTGAATTACAaatcatccttttcttcttctctctgtatCTGGTGGCCTTTGCCCAAGGAGGGCACAAGCCATGCGTACAAGCTTTTGGAGCTGATCAGTTTGATGCAAGAGATCCAAAGGAATGCAAATCCAGAAGTTCCTTCTTCAACTGGTGGTATTGTGCATTTAATGCTGGTAGTGTGGTTTCACTCACAGTTTTGAACTACATACAAGATAACATGAACTGGGGTCTCGGCTTCGGAATTCCATGTGTTTCCATGGTGTTAGCTCTTGCTGTCTTCCTTCTTGGAACCGAGACTTACCGCTATAGTTTCAAGGATGACAATGGTAGCCCAATAATGAGAATATCCCGAGTGTTTTTCGTAGCAGCAAAGAATTGGCGAATCACCCCTTCAGCCCCCATTGTTGAAGAGGAAGTAGGAGAAACTCACAGTTCTCATGGTGCTCACCAATACAG GTTTCTTGACAAAGCATTGATTACTACCTCAGACAGTCCAGATGGTCTGAAGAAAGACCTAAAGGCATGTAGCTTCAGTGAAGTGGAAGAAGCAAAGGCTGTATTGAGATTGTTTCCGATATGGGCTACATGTTTGGTGTATGCCATTGCCTTTGCACAGTCGTCGACCTTTTTCATAAAACAGGGTGCAACAATGGACAGATCAATAGGTTCGGGCTTCAAGATTCCAGCTGCATCACTGCAGTGCTTCATCAACTTATCTATTGTTCTTTTCATTCCCATCTTTGACCGCGTTATCATTCCAATTTCCAGAGCTTTTACCAGGAAACCATCTGGAATAACAATGCTCCAAAGAATTGGAACAGGAATGATTCTATCCATGATCTCCATGGTGGTAGCAGCACTAGTTGAGAAGGAAAGGCTTAAGATTGCCATGGACTCTGGGCTTGTAGATAATCCAAAAGCAACGGTTCCAATGAGTGTGTGGTGGCTAGTTCCTCAATTTGTACTGTTTGGAGTTGCTGATGTCTTCACTATGGTTGGACTGCAAGAATTTTTCTATGATCAGGTGCCAAATGGGCTGCAAAGTGTAGGTCTCTCCCTCTATCTTAGCATCTTTGGTGTAGGGAGCTTCCTTAGTAGCATTCTTATCTCTGTTATTGAGAAGGCGACTAGTGGGAGTGGTGGAGATAGCTGGTTTTCAAACAATCTCAATAGAGCACATCTCGATTACTTCTATTGGCTTCTTGCTGGGCTCAGTACAGCAGGAGTGATTGTCTACTGGTACTTTGCCAGAGGTTATGTCTATAAGAGGGAAAGAACAATGTAA